The Desulfomicrobium orale DSM 12838 genome includes a window with the following:
- a CDS encoding CBS domain-containing protein yields the protein MAIVDGDIPFRDHLAKMLTDLGYTVHCADTGAQVPELLHSAAPEILFLGAGLDAQELLPKIRFAAPGCKVIVLADGDDVSAVHRAWELGAFDYLCKPLDVDALAIRLREIAALPVEEEREKLAFEIMIPIQHYTCVQASCTIREGIEQLKRASENFVSLGLMMEVGHRAVLVFDGEEMVGVLTMRNLIQAIRPGYITAPSGLPPRSMRHSPVFWAGVFTSQVKELEAKCVAEIMNPRPPVVHCRANLMQVAQLLCEENRRRVVVEQDGKAIGVIREQELFAQISRQLLG from the coding sequence ATGGCGATTGTCGATGGGGATATCCCCTTCCGGGACCATCTGGCGAAGATGCTGACTGACCTGGGATATACGGTGCATTGCGCGGATACTGGCGCCCAGGTTCCGGAGCTGCTGCATTCCGCCGCCCCGGAAATTCTGTTTCTGGGCGCGGGGCTGGATGCGCAGGAGCTTCTGCCGAAAATCAGGTTTGCGGCTCCCGGCTGTAAAGTCATCGTTCTGGCCGACGGAGATGACGTATCCGCAGTGCACCGCGCCTGGGAACTGGGAGCTTTTGATTATCTGTGCAAACCTCTGGATGTGGACGCTCTGGCCATCCGCCTGCGGGAGATCGCAGCCCTTCCGGTTGAGGAGGAACGGGAAAAACTGGCCTTTGAGATCATGATCCCCATTCAGCATTACACCTGCGTGCAGGCTTCGTGCACGATACGGGAAGGTATCGAGCAGCTGAAACGCGCTTCGGAGAATTTCGTTTCGCTGGGACTCATGATGGAAGTAGGGCACCGGGCGGTGCTGGTTTTCGACGGCGAGGAGATGGTCGGCGTCCTGACCATGAGAAATCTCATCCAGGCCATCCGGCCCGGATATATTACCGCTCCATCCGGACTTCCTCCCCGGAGCATGCGCCATTCCCCGGTTTTCTGGGCGGGCGTCTTCACCAGTCAGGTAAAGGAACTGGAGGCCAAATGCGTGGCGGAAATCATGAATCCCCGCCCTCCTGTGGTGCATTGCCGGGCCAATCTGATGCAGGTGGCGCAGTTGCTGTGCGAGGAGAACCGCAGGCGGGTGGTTGTGGAGCAGGACGGAAAAGCGATCGGAGTTATCCGGGAGCAGGAGCTTTTCGCGCAGATATCCCGGCAGCTTCTGGGATAG
- the icd gene encoding NADP-dependent isocitrate dehydrogenase, translating to MRRKVFFIEGDGIGKEIWKAGRPVLDRALELASGGELQLEWVELLAGKKAFAETGSYLPQETIDILKNADLAMKGPLETPVGKGFRSLNVTLRQTLDLFACIRPVQYFEGIESPVKHPERVNMVVFRENTEDVYAGIEWAADSKEAKRLLTFLRDEMGVCLDERSGVGLKPMTANGSKRLIRKAIQFALDQRRQSVTLVHKGNIMKFTEGAFRNWGYELAAEEFAGQVICEGGDCCPPGKLVLKDRIADAMFQEVLIRPEQYDVVATPNLNGDYLSDALAAQVGGLGLAPGVNMSSRLAFFEPTHGTAPSIADKDLANPGSLVLSGALMFDHLGWHEAANRVRSAVGRAIALKKVTIDLATQIDGASKVGCKEFGETLMRFLE from the coding sequence ATGAGGCGAAAGGTTTTTTTTATTGAGGGCGATGGTATTGGCAAGGAGATATGGAAAGCCGGGCGGCCTGTGTTGGATCGTGCTCTTGAGTTGGCTTCTGGCGGAGAGCTGCAACTGGAGTGGGTGGAACTGCTCGCAGGAAAAAAAGCCTTTGCCGAAACAGGTTCTTATCTGCCGCAGGAAACTATAGATATACTGAAGAATGCTGATCTGGCCATGAAAGGCCCTCTAGAGACACCTGTCGGCAAGGGTTTTCGCAGCCTGAACGTTACATTGCGGCAGACTCTTGACCTTTTCGCCTGCATCAGACCTGTTCAATATTTCGAAGGCATAGAGAGTCCGGTTAAGCATCCGGAACGAGTGAACATGGTTGTTTTTCGGGAGAACACCGAAGATGTCTATGCGGGAATAGAGTGGGCTGCGGACAGTAAAGAGGCTAAGCGCCTCCTTACGTTTCTGAGGGACGAGATGGGGGTTTGCCTTGACGAAAGAAGTGGAGTGGGACTGAAGCCCATGACCGCAAATGGCTCGAAGCGATTGATACGCAAGGCTATTCAATTTGCTCTGGACCAGAGACGGCAGAGCGTAACGCTTGTGCATAAAGGCAATATCATGAAGTTCACGGAGGGGGCCTTCCGTAACTGGGGTTATGAACTGGCTGCCGAAGAGTTTGCCGGGCAAGTGATATGCGAAGGTGGGGATTGTTGTCCTCCCGGAAAGCTTGTGTTGAAGGACAGGATTGCGGACGCCATGTTTCAGGAGGTGCTGATTCGCCCGGAGCAGTACGACGTCGTTGCAACGCCAAATTTGAATGGAGACTATCTCTCTGATGCTCTGGCTGCTCAGGTCGGCGGGTTGGGATTGGCTCCAGGGGTAAATATGAGCTCCCGTTTGGCTTTTTTCGAGCCAACCCATGGTACTGCTCCCTCCATCGCGGATAAGGATTTGGCCAACCCGGGGAGCCTCGTTTTATCAGGTGCATTGATGTTTGATCATCTCGGTTGGCATGAAGCTGCGAACAGGGTACGGTCTGCTGTGGGAAGAGCCATCGCGCTTAAGAAGGTGACAATCGATCTTGCCACGCAGATAGACGGTGCTTCGAAGGTCGGTTGCAAGGAGTTTGGTGAGACTCTTATGCGATTTTTGGAGTGA
- a CDS encoding sensor histidine kinase, giving the protein MRQITSRIIKRNFFVALLLAPFVPVVLALGTGGYLFWNHVQQGGLDSLSLLARSHARMVDSYLDDCLGDLALVEGRFAGGDKVEMRSVLENLQRKRGGITDVALVDQNGSVRGYAGPGVFKGTHTVPGRWLEEALERGSSVSGVMAGQMGLPYTVIARRISMGGEPFVLRASLDPEVFTRMVMDVREDGTEVFLVTRKGEIIAGSEGQTLIRERELFGPAFWDRVGGAFLDDRSGAAYASRVLKHAGWIVAVREYSPVFFRTADSTVLFLVLSVLCGGIIVFLSSLYLTGYVEKMLRQREGEREQLREQLYRAGRLAELGEMAAGFAHEINNPLQVMKSEQAYMEMLLQDFRERAGSDAGLLADVEEMAGGVGQIKVQIDRCARITHSILSFGRAGEVEVQNVELGRFIPEVLRMVQKKVQLNNIDLRVAVAASRLVVQVDPGRLQQVLLNLLNNAIHAVGDVTDGRTGDISLTCAPEGSDRVRISIRDNGMGVTPENQKLIFTPFFTTKPAGSGTGLGLSVCHGLVDSMNGVLDFESVPGRGSTFFIVLPRVPSPSA; this is encoded by the coding sequence ATGCGTCAAATCACCAGCCGGATAATCAAACGCAATTTCTTCGTCGCCCTGCTGCTGGCTCCTTTTGTGCCGGTGGTGCTCGCTCTGGGCACGGGCGGATACCTGTTCTGGAATCATGTACAACAGGGCGGCCTCGATAGTCTTTCCCTTCTGGCCAGAAGTCACGCCCGGATGGTGGACAGCTATCTGGACGACTGTCTCGGTGATCTGGCTCTGGTGGAAGGGCGATTTGCGGGTGGGGACAAGGTCGAAATGCGCTCCGTTCTGGAAAATTTGCAGCGCAAGCGCGGCGGGATCACCGACGTGGCGCTGGTGGATCAGAATGGAAGCGTGCGCGGCTATGCTGGTCCCGGGGTGTTCAAGGGTACTCACACGGTACCCGGAAGGTGGCTGGAGGAAGCTCTGGAGCGGGGCAGCAGCGTCAGTGGGGTCATGGCGGGACAGATGGGGCTGCCCTACACGGTCATCGCCAGGCGCATCTCCATGGGCGGGGAGCCGTTTGTGTTGCGTGCTTCGCTGGACCCGGAGGTGTTCACGCGCATGGTCATGGATGTGCGCGAGGATGGGACCGAGGTTTTCCTGGTCACCCGGAAAGGGGAAATCATTGCCGGCAGTGAAGGGCAGACGCTGATTCGTGAACGGGAGCTGTTCGGGCCCGCCTTTTGGGATCGCGTGGGCGGCGCTTTTCTGGATGACCGCTCCGGGGCTGCCTACGCCAGCCGCGTTCTGAAGCATGCGGGCTGGATTGTGGCCGTGCGCGAGTATTCTCCCGTTTTTTTCCGGACTGCGGATTCCACGGTGCTTTTTCTTGTCCTGTCCGTGCTGTGCGGTGGCATCATCGTTTTTCTGTCTTCCCTTTATCTGACCGGATATGTGGAAAAAATGCTGCGCCAGCGCGAGGGCGAGCGCGAGCAATTGCGCGAACAGCTGTACCGGGCCGGCCGTCTGGCCGAACTGGGGGAAATGGCTGCGGGGTTCGCCCATGAAATAAACAACCCCCTTCAGGTTATGAAAAGCGAGCAGGCCTATATGGAGATGCTTCTGCAGGACTTCCGGGAGCGGGCCGGGAGCGACGCCGGACTTCTGGCCGATGTGGAGGAGATGGCGGGCGGAGTCGGGCAGATCAAGGTGCAGATCGACAGATGCGCGCGCATCACCCATTCGATCCTGAGTTTCGGGCGGGCGGGCGAGGTGGAAGTGCAGAACGTGGAGCTGGGCCGGTTCATTCCCGAGGTGCTGCGCATGGTTCAGAAAAAGGTGCAGCTGAACAACATCGACCTGCGCGTGGCTGTGGCGGCCTCCCGTTTGGTGGTGCAGGTGGACCCCGGCAGATTGCAGCAGGTGCTGCTGAACCTGCTCAACAACGCCATCCATGCCGTGGGAGACGTGACGGACGGCCGGACCGGAGACATTTCGCTGACCTGCGCTCCGGAGGGCTCGGACCGGGTGCGTATTTCCATAAGGGATAACGGCATGGGGGTCACCCCGGAAAATCAGAAGCTGATCTTTACGCCGTTCTTCACCACCAAACCGGCGGGGAGCGGGACGGGGCTCGGCCTGTCCGTGTGTCATGGTCTGGTGGACAGCATGAACGGCGTACTCGATTTCGAGAGCGTACCGGGGCGGGGCTCCACGTTTTTCATTGTTTTGCCCAGAGTGCCGTCCCCTTCGGCGTGA
- a CDS encoding response regulator, which produces MDDALRVLLVDDEEDYLRTAAKIFRRKGIDAEVCSVGRDVPALLEEKQCQVVVLDLKMPGMGGLEVLREIKARQPLVQVIILTGHASSDDAAVCLTSGAFDFLIKPVEMDHLMDRIKTAYELWKVSPRL; this is translated from the coding sequence ATGGATGATGCATTACGGGTTTTACTGGTGGACGATGAGGAAGACTATCTGCGGACTGCGGCCAAGATATTCCGGCGCAAGGGAATCGACGCGGAAGTCTGCAGCGTGGGACGGGACGTACCCGCCTTGCTGGAGGAAAAGCAGTGCCAGGTGGTGGTGCTGGATTTGAAGATGCCCGGTATGGGCGGGTTGGAAGTCCTCAGGGAAATCAAGGCCCGCCAGCCCCTTGTACAGGTGATCATTCTGACCGGGCATGCCTCTTCGGATGACGCGGCCGTGTGCCTGACCAGCGGGGCTTTCGATTTTCTGATCAAACCGGTGGAAATGGACCATCTGATGGACAGGATCAAGACGGCCTATGAACTCTGGAAAGTTTCGCCCAGGCTCTGA
- the dapF gene encoding diaminopimelate epimerase — MIMLKQPLQKFYKMQGSGNDFIVIDNRSRSISQEVMPTWARVLCPRAFSIGADGIIFLEEDASGQASTRWHFFNADGSRAEMCGNGSRCATLLACLMGMAPAEHIMLTDAGLVHARVQPEAGEVEVQLTRIRDLQLGTDLDLDGRPESVHFANTGVPHAVIIVPDVKVLDVRELGSVVRRHAHFGPAGTNANFIQVVDSGHILLRTYERGVENETYACGTGAAASVAVAHALELCGPVVEVTTSGGEELRITVRGEDIFLGGRLGSFIRASSVPSLWGFDRHQQRRKYAVQRCFHGPCDPFHQWPY; from the coding sequence ATGATCATGCTGAAGCAGCCTCTACAGAAGTTCTATAAAATGCAGGGCAGCGGGAATGACTTTATTGTCATCGATAACCGCTCCCGTTCCATCTCGCAGGAAGTCATGCCGACCTGGGCCAGAGTTTTGTGTCCTCGGGCCTTCAGCATCGGCGCCGACGGGATTATCTTTCTGGAAGAAGATGCTTCCGGGCAGGCTTCCACTCGCTGGCATTTCTTCAATGCCGATGGTTCCAGAGCTGAAATGTGCGGTAACGGGTCGCGTTGCGCCACATTGCTGGCCTGTCTGATGGGTATGGCTCCGGCCGAACACATCATGCTCACGGATGCCGGGCTGGTACACGCCCGGGTACAGCCAGAGGCTGGCGAAGTGGAGGTGCAACTCACCAGAATTCGGGATCTGCAGCTCGGGACCGATCTTGACTTGGACGGTCGGCCGGAATCCGTGCATTTTGCCAACACGGGCGTACCGCATGCCGTAATCATCGTTCCAGATGTGAAGGTCCTTGATGTCCGTGAACTGGGCTCTGTTGTGCGTCGGCATGCCCACTTCGGACCCGCTGGAACCAACGCCAATTTCATTCAGGTTGTGGATTCCGGGCATATTTTGCTGCGCACTTATGAACGTGGTGTGGAAAACGAAACCTACGCCTGCGGCACCGGTGCGGCGGCGTCCGTGGCTGTGGCTCATGCCCTTGAATTGTGTGGTCCCGTGGTGGAAGTGACCACCTCGGGCGGTGAAGAATTGCGTATTACCGTTCGTGGAGAGGACATCTTTCTGGGGGGCAGGCTCGGATCGTTTATCAGGGCGAGTTCAGTCCCTTCTCTATGGGGCTTTGACCGTCACCAGCAAAGGAGAAAGTATGCAGTTCAAAGGTGCTTTCACGGCCCTTGTGACCCCTTTCACCAATGGCCGTATTGA
- the dapA gene encoding 4-hydroxy-tetrahydrodipicolinate synthase, with protein sequence MQFKGAFTALVTPFTNGRIDEDAYRNLIEWQVESGINGVVPCGTTGESATLSHEEHKQAIRICVDQIKGRVPVLAGAGSNNTAEAVELARFAKDAGADGVLLITPYYNKPTQEGLYQHFKHIAAEVPIPYILYNVPGRTGVNLLPATVARLYKDISDICGIKEATGDLNQASQILEYCGPDFQVLSGDDFTILPLLSIGGCGVISVVSNILPEEMSELCAAWFAADVSRARQLHFELAACSRMMFVETNPIPVKTALSMMKRLKLELRLPLTPLSTTNEEALHAFLKARNII encoded by the coding sequence ATGCAGTTCAAAGGTGCTTTCACGGCCCTTGTGACCCCTTTCACCAATGGCCGTATTGATGAAGACGCTTACAGAAATCTGATAGAATGGCAGGTGGAAAGCGGTATCAATGGTGTTGTTCCCTGTGGCACCACCGGAGAATCGGCCACATTGAGCCATGAGGAACACAAACAGGCTATCAGAATCTGTGTAGACCAGATTAAAGGGCGTGTACCTGTACTGGCCGGAGCTGGCTCCAACAATACGGCGGAAGCTGTGGAATTGGCCCGGTTTGCCAAAGACGCCGGTGCCGATGGCGTCCTCCTCATCACTCCCTACTACAATAAACCCACGCAGGAGGGACTGTATCAGCATTTCAAACATATCGCGGCTGAAGTTCCGATACCCTATATTCTATATAATGTACCGGGGCGTACGGGAGTTAATCTGCTCCCGGCCACGGTGGCCAGACTGTACAAGGATATTTCTGACATCTGCGGCATCAAGGAAGCCACTGGCGATCTGAATCAGGCTTCGCAGATACTGGAGTATTGCGGCCCGGATTTTCAGGTGCTCTCCGGTGACGATTTCACCATCCTGCCATTGTTGTCCATTGGTGGATGCGGGGTTATTTCCGTAGTATCCAACATTTTGCCGGAGGAAATGAGCGAGCTGTGTGCCGCTTGGTTCGCGGCGGATGTATCCAGAGCTCGGCAGCTTCATTTCGAACTGGCCGCCTGTTCGCGGATGATGTTTGTGGAAACCAATCCCATTCCGGTAAAGACGGCTCTTTCCATGATGAAACGTCTCAAATTAGAGCTTCGACTGCCTCTTACTCCCTTGAGCACGACTAATGAAGAAGCCTTGCACGCTTTTCTCAAGGCAAGAAATATCATCTGA